The genomic stretch ATGATCCGAAGACCTTGACGAAGGATGATTTGCGCACCAGTTCCGCGATGGCCTCGCTGACCTTGGTATCGTTCACGTGGCCGTCGATGTCCACGTAGAACACGTATTCCCAGGTGCGCCCTTTCCTCGGTCGGGACTCGAGCTTGGAGAGGTTGACATTGCGTTGGGCGAACGCCCCTATGCATTGATACAATGCTCCAGGTATGTTCTTGGTGGCGAAGACCAGGGAAGTGCGATCGCCCACCGGCAGGATGGATGTGCTCTTCTCGACCACGAAGAAGCGCGTATAGTTCCGGGGAACGGACTGGATATCCTCCTTCAAGACCTTCATCTGGTAGTAGGAGGCGGCGCGCTTGGAAGCGATGGCCGCCTCATCCTTCTGCTTTCGTTCCTTGACCATGCGCACGCTGCCCGCCGTGTCGAATGCAGGGATCTTCTCCCACTCCGGATGGCTGGAAAGGAATGCGCGACACTGGCCGAGCGCCTGCGGATGGCTGTAGACCCTCCTAACGTCCTGCATCTTCGAAGAGGGGTGAGAGACGAGGCAATGGCGCACTGCCACTAGGACTTCGCCGGTCACAGTGAGATCGCTCTCCAGCAGCAGGTCGCTTACGACCGTGACGCTGCCCTCTATGGAGTTCTCTATTGGCAGGACGGCGTGCGAGACCTCGCTCGATTCCACTTTCTGGAAGACCTCCTCGAACTCGTTGCAGGGAATGGTGTCCACGTCCTCTCCGAAGAACTGCAGTATCGCGTCCTCGGAATAGGCGCCGTGCACGCCCTGGAAGGCTATTCGTTCAGCTCGCTTGGGGGACATTTTCGGAGAAGAACTCCTTGTGTATCGCCTTGATGGTTCGCTCAAGGTTCTGCCGGTCGACCGTGAAATGGTATGCCACGAGAGAAGCTCCAGCGGAGATCATGTTCACGCTCACGCCTTCGCTCGCCACGGCCGAGAAGACCCTGGCTGCTATCCCCTTTTCATATCCCAGGCCTTCGCCGACCACGCAGAGCAGGGCGATGTCGTCCACCGTCTCTATCTTCTCGATGACGCCCTTCTTGCTCTCCTCCAGGGCGTCCTGCGCCAACGGTAGATCATGCTTGCTCACCAGGAAGGCGATGCACGTCTGCGACGTGGCCGCCGAGTAGATATTGACCCCGGCATCCGTGAGCTTGGAGGAGATCTCGGACATGACTCCTGCCTTGTACCCCGCTCCAGCGCCATACACCTTGATGATGGCCATGTTCTTCATGAAGGAGATGGATTTGATGGTCTGGGCTCTTTGCACTCCCGAGGGCTGGATGGCCGTGCCCCTGACCTCCGGCTTGAAGACGTTCTTCACGAAGATGGTGATGTTCTTCATTCTTGCTGGCTCCACGGTCCGAGGGTGCAG from Methanomassiliicoccales archaeon encodes the following:
- the pheA gene encoding prephenate dehydratase, which codes for MSPKRAERIAFQGVHGAYSEDAILQFFGEDVDTIPCNEFEEVFQKVESSEVSHAVLPIENSIEGSVTVVSDLLLESDLTVTGEVLVAVRHCLVSHPSSKMQDVRRVYSHPQALGQCRAFLSSHPEWEKIPAFDTAGSVRMVKERKQKDEAAIASKRAASYYQMKVLKEDIQSVPRNYTRFFVVEKSTSILPVGDRTSLVFATKNIPGALYQCIGAFAQRNVNLSKLESRPRKGRTWEYVFYVDIDGHVNDTKVSEAIAELVRKSSFVKVFGSYVKAKPPSD